TATTGCGCCAGTTCTGTACAATGTCCACGCACGGATCAAAGTTGACATTTACACCTAATGCAGTCTCCTCTCTCGCAGATACGAGACCTGCTAGGTAGGGAATACGAGGATCCCGACTAGCTTCCGATTGAGCACCTGAGGAAATATAGGTTCCGCCTTTCACAGCCCCATCTCCACCTGAGTCACAGTTCGCTGCAACCAAGAGAGGTACTTTTGAATAGCTTTGCAACTCGTTAATCAGTCCTTGTACCTGTTCTGGACTGCCATTCATATAACGAGCACCACCTATGTGATATCGGTTCATCAATTCCTTATTACTCAGATTATTTCCGCTAAAAGCGTCTCCTCCGAAGAAGAATAGATTAACAAACAATTGACCGATTTTTTCTTCATCAGTCAGATGAGCCAAGGTATTTTCTACCCAGGTAAGCTGCTCATCATTCAAACAATAGGGTTTCTTCCGCAAATCAACCAATCTAGGCATTCTTTCCTCCTTATTTTCCGCGCCAAATCTGTGTATCTACCAAGCCACAATAGGCATCTACAGGTGATACTCCTGTAAAGTCTGACTCTCCTGCTAGTTTAGCAACCAAGGCTTCTAATGTGACTGGCAAGCCATCGTAGGCATTGATATAGGTTGCAACCTGTGGCATATCTGCAAGTGCAAATGGGTGCTGAACAGAGACGACAATGGTTGGAATTTCGTGAACATAGAAAGGCTGGTCTGGCGTTCCCTTAGCAGCTGGCCAAATAATCCGCTGAGTTGTCCCTCCTGAGTTGACATCGACTAAATCGATAATCAAATCATAGTTATCTGTGATTTCGGCAATAGGACGCTTGGAAGCATAGACATTCGCAATCGCTGCTGGTCTTTCTTCTTCTGGTAATTTAGCAATCCGTGCCTCCGTATTTTCCCAGATAGATACTTGGTGACCTCGAGCTTCTAATAGTTCTTTCAGCGTATCGGCTGCTCTCTTCTTGCCAGCATTGATCATGGCGCCAAAACCACCCTTATAGCCATCTACTTCTACCAACAAAATCCGTTTGTAGCGTTCTGGATTGACGGGGAAAATTCCTTCTTGTTTGGCTTTTACCAAGGTAATCGCCTTGTCAGCTATTTCTTTTGCAAGCTGTTTCGCCTCATCTCTACCAATCAAAGCCAGTGCTTCTTCTTTTGGCAACATGATTTCCTGACGACGACCTTCAAACTGATGAAGACCGAGTTTAGCTTTCAAGCCCAAGGTACGACGAAGAGCATCATGGAGGCGTTCCTCAGAAAGCAGACCATTTTCCAATCCTTCTTTCATCCATTGCAAATCTTCTTCTGGATCGTTGAAGAAAAGGAAAAGATCACAACCTGCCTCAATAGCTGTAGGCAATAACTCACGACGTGGCATAGAGGCTGTCATACCAATCATGTGACTAGCATCCGTGACAATGGCGCCATTGTAACCTAATTCTCCACGAAGCAATTCATCCAAGAGGGTTTTATTCAGCGAAGCTGGCAACATATCATCCAATTCACGTTCTGGATGCATTTCTTTCTCAACATTTGGCAAATGAATATGCCCCGCCATAATACCTGGGAGACCTGCGTCAGCCATCTCACCATAAATCCGTCCAAATGTTTCCATCCATTCAGATTTGGTCATGGGATTCGAAGCAAAAGAGAGATGATGGTCACGTTCATCAATACCATCGCCTGGGAAATGCTTAGCAAACGGCACAATGCCATGCTCCATAATACCTCGCATGTATTCTTTGGATAATTCAATGACTTGGTCTACATTAGCTCCCCATGTTCGGTTTGCAATGATTGGATTGCGCCAATTACGACTGAGGTCCATAATCGGTGCAAAGGAGGCATTGCAGCCTACTGCAGCTGCTTCAAGTCCTGCAACTTTCCCCATTTCATAAGCATAGTGGGGATCGGTTGTCGCAGCAATCTTGATCTCATCCCCAATTTTCGTTCCGTCCGTAACAGCGCCATTCCCACCAGATTCGGTATTGGCTGCAATCAAGAGAGGAATTTTAGACTTGGTCTGCAAAATATAGTTTTGCTCCCAAATATCTACAGCAGGTCCAGGATTGTAACGAACAGCAGCAATCTTATAATCATTTAATACTCCAGTCAGATATTCTTCTGTCCGCTGGCTCCCCATGTTGACAAAGAGGTGACCGATTTTTTCATCCAAGGTCATCTGAGCAATAGTTTCTTCAATCCAAGAAATAGCCTCTTCATCAAGGCTGTAAGGTTTCTTCCGTAAATCTACTAAATGTGTCATGTTTGCCTCCAAAAAAGCTAGAGGGCATAGCGCCTCTAGCCCTTCTCTCTAGTCGTCTAAATTATTCCAAAATGCCTGTGTCAATTCTATTTCTTTCTCATTTGTGAATGCTTGATGAACAAAGTCATCTGCAATCGTTTCTGTCAAATCCGCCCAAGATTGCATCTCTTGTCCTACTAAAATGGGATAGAAGTGAACATTATTGAGTTCCGCCGCCTTCAAATCACCTGGCGAGTCACCAATCATCATAATCTTATCAGGACAATACCCTTCCTCTATTAACAGTTTGATGACATCTTCTTTCTTGCCACGGTCTTGACAGTACAATTCTGTAACAAAGTCCATCAAACCCTGGTCTGTCCACTCTTCTTCTACCGCTTCCTTATTAGCAGAAGAAACTACGTAGACTTTTCCTAACTGGCTCAATTTTTCCAAGCCCTTGTGAACGCCGATGAAGGCTAAAACTGGTCCACTATACTTCTTAA
The sequence above is a segment of the Streptococcus suis genome. Coding sequences within it:
- a CDS encoding beta-hexosaminidase, translating into MTHLVDLRKKPYSLDEEAISWIEETIAQMTLDEKIGHLFVNMGSQRTEEYLTGVLNDYKIAAVRYNPGPAVDIWEQNYILQTKSKIPLLIAANTESGGNGAVTDGTKIGDEIKIAATTDPHYAYEMGKVAGLEAAAVGCNASFAPIMDLSRNWRNPIIANRTWGANVDQVIELSKEYMRGIMEHGIVPFAKHFPGDGIDERDHHLSFASNPMTKSEWMETFGRIYGEMADAGLPGIMAGHIHLPNVEKEMHPERELDDMLPASLNKTLLDELLRGELGYNGAIVTDASHMIGMTASMPRRELLPTAIEAGCDLFLFFNDPEEDLQWMKEGLENGLLSEERLHDALRRTLGLKAKLGLHQFEGRRQEIMLPKEEALALIGRDEAKQLAKEIADKAITLVKAKQEGIFPVNPERYKRILLVEVDGYKGGFGAMINAGKKRAADTLKELLEARGHQVSIWENTEARIAKLPEEERPAAIANVYASKRPIAEITDNYDLIIDLVDVNSGGTTQRIIWPAAKGTPDQPFYVHEIPTIVVSVQHPFALADMPQVATYINAYDGLPVTLEALVAKLAGESDFTGVSPVDAYCGLVDTQIWRGK
- a CDS encoding HAD hydrolase-like protein codes for the protein MMKTDYVFCVDSDGCAMDTMTYKHKLFFGPLAAEVFGVEDKEPFLAEWNRVNLYSRERGINRFVGLVKALEFAGVTGIDNLKNWVVTTDSLSNASLERLIEEQPSKDLELALEWSTQVNQAIKKYSGPVLAFIGVHKGLEKLSQLGKVYVVSSANKEAVEEEWTDQGLMDFVTELYCQDRGKKEDVIKLLIEEGYCPDKIMMIGDSPGDLKAAELNNVHFYPILVGQEMQSWADLTETIADDFVHQAFTNEKEIELTQAFWNNLDD